Proteins encoded in a region of the Paenibacillus wynnii genome:
- a CDS encoding sugar phosphate isomerase/epimerase family protein — protein MATKVQQVGIQMYTLRDQTEQDFLGTLRKVADIGYEAVEFAGYFGVTAKELRETLDDLGLAAPSAHVGLDFSSLDNMQTALSREIEYAQELGLQYIITPGSPVPANPSLEDVISLIPFFEKASEMVRAAGMKYGYHNHDFEFKKVNGQAIIDLWLEKIPAEHMIAEFDLGWVYVGGANPVDYVSRYAGRVPLVHIKDFDIAHNETDLGMGQVDFSRIFDIADQAGILYYIVEQETYASSSLESAKQSLDYFRKLNLI, from the coding sequence ATGGCGACAAAAGTACAACAGGTAGGCATTCAAATGTATACCCTGCGGGATCAGACTGAACAAGACTTTCTAGGTACCTTGCGCAAGGTGGCGGATATCGGCTATGAGGCGGTGGAATTTGCCGGTTACTTCGGCGTTACTGCCAAGGAGTTGCGTGAAACTCTTGATGATCTTGGACTGGCTGCTCCGTCTGCACACGTTGGTCTTGATTTCAGCAGTCTGGATAATATGCAAACGGCATTGTCCCGAGAAATTGAGTATGCTCAAGAGCTTGGACTTCAATATATAATCACACCGGGATCTCCTGTACCGGCCAACCCTTCCTTAGAGGATGTAATTTCACTGATTCCCTTTTTTGAAAAGGCTTCCGAGATGGTTCGTGCAGCAGGTATGAAATATGGTTATCACAACCATGACTTTGAATTTAAAAAAGTTAACGGGCAAGCCATTATCGACCTTTGGCTGGAGAAAATTCCTGCTGAACATATGATAGCTGAGTTTGATCTGGGCTGGGTGTATGTGGGCGGCGCAAATCCGGTGGATTATGTGTCCCGATATGCAGGCCGTGTGCCGCTCGTCCATATCAAGGATTTCGATATCGCTCACAACGAAACCGACCTGGGCATGGGGCAAGTCGATTTCAGTAGAATCTTCGACATTGCCGATCAAGCGGGAATTCTCTACTATATCGTAGAACAGGAAACGTACGCCTCCTCTTCACTGGAGAGCGCCAAGCAGTCTCTGGACTATTTCCGAAAGTTGAATTTGATATAG
- a CDS encoding MTH1187 family thiamine-binding protein — MAIAEVSVIPIGTGSTSLSSYVADMQRVLETVEGVTYELTSMGTIIEGPLGRILAAVEALHESPFTGGAQRVSTSVKIDDRRDTTSTSRGKIESVERKLLGN; from the coding sequence GTGGCTATTGCTGAAGTGTCGGTCATTCCGATTGGAACAGGCAGTACAAGCCTCAGCAGCTATGTTGCGGATATGCAGCGTGTGCTGGAGACAGTAGAAGGTGTAACCTACGAGCTTACTTCCATGGGAACGATTATCGAAGGCCCGTTGGGGCGGATTCTCGCAGCAGTAGAGGCGCTGCATGAGTCTCCATTCACAGGTGGTGCGCAGCGTGTATCGACATCTGTTAAAATTGACGACCGCCGCGATACAACCTCTACCAGCCGTGGGAAGATTGAATCTGTGGAACGTAAGCTGCTAGGAAATTAG
- a CDS encoding anaerobic ribonucleoside triphosphate reductase, giving the protein MLEEVISLGRDIIESLDLDLLRENANLNGESFSGKMSKFGSEYSKWYARNFTMPPQLVQAIEDNVVYVHDLDQYAIGTTNCIFIPFERLLREGFNTGNGSVRPPNSIMTAMSLVAIIFQSQQNAQYGGVSANKIDYDLAPYVTKSFAKLFRKGLGYFEEGQASEHLGEITMSRTDLADQYPRAFRYALKETESETLQAAESMIHNLNTMSSRSGGQIPFTSINYGTCTSPEGQLVISSLLTATMNGLGSGETPVFPIQIFKCKQGVNQQQGDPNYDLFLKAAECSARRLYPNFANLDAPLNIQYYDPTNPDTEFATMGCRTRVLGDRFGRDHCSGKGNLSFNTLNLVRLGLDYGIATGRRTAANEEGFYDDLTHYMDIALEGLLHRFRIQSAQKAKASDFMMREGVWEGGEQLHPEESVGELLKHGSLSLGFIGMAECMKAMYGKHHGEDMDVHAKAVAIVRHMREYCDRKSDELNLNITLFATPAEGLSGKFTKIDRKSLGAIPGITEREYYTNSFHIPVYYNLGAAQKISLEAPFHELCNAGAISYVELNGNARSNPSAFVKIIKYALEQKVSYFSINHPIDRCSGCGYEGVIGTNCPSCHTHESEVHIRRLRRVTGYLTGDYQTRFNAAKQAEVRDRIKHL; this is encoded by the coding sequence ATGCTGGAGGAAGTAATTAGTCTGGGACGGGATATTATCGAGAGTCTGGACCTGGATCTGCTGCGCGAGAATGCCAATTTGAACGGGGAAAGCTTTTCCGGTAAAATGAGCAAATTCGGCAGTGAGTACTCTAAGTGGTATGCCCGCAACTTCACCATGCCTCCACAACTGGTCCAAGCCATTGAGGATAACGTAGTATATGTCCACGATCTGGATCAATATGCCATTGGGACAACCAATTGTATATTCATTCCGTTCGAAAGACTTCTGCGCGAAGGTTTCAATACCGGCAACGGCAGCGTCCGTCCTCCGAATTCCATCATGACAGCAATGTCACTGGTGGCGATTATTTTTCAATCCCAGCAAAATGCCCAATACGGCGGTGTATCCGCGAATAAAATAGATTATGATCTGGCCCCTTATGTAACCAAATCCTTTGCCAAGCTGTTCCGCAAGGGTCTCGGATACTTCGAAGAAGGACAAGCTAGCGAGCATCTCGGTGAAATTACGATGAGCCGCACAGATCTTGCTGACCAATACCCAAGAGCCTTCCGCTATGCGTTGAAGGAAACGGAGAGCGAAACGCTGCAGGCTGCTGAAAGTATGATACATAACCTAAATACGATGTCCAGCCGATCCGGCGGACAAATCCCTTTTACCAGCATCAACTACGGAACCTGCACTTCTCCTGAAGGTCAGCTTGTCATCAGCTCTTTGCTGACAGCTACTATGAACGGACTCGGAAGCGGCGAAACGCCGGTGTTCCCGATTCAGATCTTCAAATGCAAACAGGGTGTGAACCAGCAGCAGGGCGATCCCAACTATGACCTGTTCTTGAAGGCTGCCGAGTGCTCCGCCCGCAGATTGTATCCTAACTTCGCTAATCTGGATGCACCGCTCAATATACAGTATTATGATCCGACGAATCCCGATACAGAGTTTGCTACCATGGGCTGCCGCACCCGCGTGCTGGGTGACCGCTTCGGCCGTGATCACTGCTCCGGCAAAGGCAATCTGTCTTTCAATACATTGAACCTGGTCCGGCTCGGTTTGGACTACGGCATAGCAACAGGCCGCCGCACAGCGGCTAATGAAGAAGGCTTCTATGATGATCTTACTCATTATATGGATATCGCTTTAGAGGGGCTCCTGCACCGTTTCCGTATTCAATCGGCCCAGAAAGCCAAAGCCTCTGATTTCATGATGCGTGAAGGTGTCTGGGAGGGCGGCGAACAGCTGCATCCCGAGGAAAGTGTAGGCGAGCTTCTGAAGCACGGCAGTCTGTCCCTGGGTTTCATTGGGATGGCTGAGTGCATGAAGGCGATGTATGGCAAACACCATGGCGAGGATATGGATGTTCATGCCAAAGCAGTGGCTATCGTGCGTCATATGCGCGAATATTGCGACCGCAAGAGTGATGAACTGAACCTCAACATCACCTTGTTCGCTACGCCGGCGGAAGGCTTGTCGGGTAAATTCACGAAGATTGACCGTAAAAGTCTAGGAGCTATCCCGGGCATCACTGAGCGGGAATACTATACAAATTCTTTTCATATCCCTGTCTATTACAACTTGGGCGCTGCCCAAAAAATCAGTCTGGAAGCTCCTTTCCACGAGCTCTGCAACGCAGGCGCGATCTCTTATGTCGAGTTAAACGGCAATGCCCGCAGCAACCCGTCCGCTTTTGTCAAAATTATCAAATATGCTCTTGAGCAAAAAGTTAGCTACTTCAGCATTAATCACCCGATAGACCGCTGTTCAGGATGCGGATATGAAGGTGTAATCGGTACAAACTGTCCTTCCTGCCATACGCATGAGAGTGAAGTACACATCCGTCGGCTGCGCCGGGTAACCGGTTATTTGACCGGTGATTACCAAACCCGCTTCAATGCCGCCAAGCAGGCAGAAGTTAGGGATCGGATTAAGCATCTATGA
- the nrdG gene encoding anaerobic ribonucleoside-triphosphate reductase activating protein: MNICGYYPESINEGDGMRAVIFLSGCRHRCPGCFNPETWNFNFGDVFTPERQQEIIGEIAANPLLDGLTLAGGDPFFSAGEAAGFINELRSTLPGFPVWIYSGYTYEEITAIPGSPEYQLLQQCQVLIDGRFVEDLKDTTLPYRGSTNQRIIDVAASLTGPEVVLWQPSAL; this comes from the coding sequence ATGAATATTTGCGGCTATTATCCGGAGTCCATTAATGAGGGAGATGGCATGCGTGCCGTCATCTTCCTCAGCGGCTGCCGTCACCGTTGCCCGGGCTGCTTCAATCCCGAGACGTGGAATTTTAACTTTGGCGATGTATTTACCCCTGAACGTCAGCAAGAAATCATTGGGGAGATTGCCGCAAATCCACTGCTTGACGGTTTGACGCTGGCGGGCGGCGATCCTTTCTTTTCAGCTGGTGAGGCTGCGGGGTTCATCAATGAACTTCGGTCCACACTTCCAGGCTTCCCTGTTTGGATTTACAGCGGATACACCTATGAGGAAATTACAGCTATTCCCGGATCTCCTGAATACCAACTGCTACAGCAGTGTCAGGTACTCATCGACGGACGTTTTGTGGAGGATTTAAAAGATACTACCCTTCCCTATCGGGGAAGCACCAATCAGCGAATTATTGACGTTGCCGCTAGTTTAACCGGTCCTGAGGTTGTTCTTTGGCAGCCTTCTGCGCTTTAA
- a CDS encoding ribonucleoside-diphosphate reductase subunit alpha, whose protein sequence is MPQLVVKPDNRHLAFDEIRLSVYADRILKDLDQLSKETLLRGVQSKLRREEVSGEEISSAFTMSALELVTKEEPDWKFAAARSLLTSLYKKAAVNRRYKAYPEEPYGELYPLIVDLVKKGIYREELLTFYTKEQIIELEHSIDYTRDLLFDYIGLLTLSDRYLAHDFEGRVMELPQERYMIIAMYLMHREPAEKRMELVKEAYWAMSNIYMTAATPTMSNAGKKVAGQLSSCFIDTVDDSLEGIFDSNTDVARLSKMGGGIGVYLGKVRARGSDIRGHKNTSSGVIPWIRQLNNTAVSVDQLGTRKGAIAVYLDVFHKDILAFLDLKLNNGDERMRAHDVFHGVCLPDLFMEAVESRGHWNLFCPHEIKKVMGWKDANGRPLGLEDFYDEELGQGAFREKYGEATANLELSRITVPAIDIMKRIMKSQLETGTPYMFYRDTVNRANPNRHEGMVFSSNLCTEIMQNQSATVVESEELVTKDGQTRIVISKIPGDFVVCNLNSIHLARAIPAGVLERLVPIQVRMLDNVIDINNIEVLQAQYTNSQYRAVGLGTFGLHHLLALKGIRWESEEAIEFNNHLYEHINYLLVRSSMELAREKGRYPKFAGSDWETGTYFTSRGYLSGEQEGKYVTTEQWRQLQQEVAQDGVRNAWMFAIAPNGSTSIIAGSTASIDPLYELLSYEEKTTYKIANPAPDLSEKTIWYYKTAFTIDQNWSIRMASARQRHVDQGQSFNLYVQPDIKATDFLELHLNAWKGGLKSTYYVRSRALTIEECESCAS, encoded by the coding sequence ATGCCACAACTCGTAGTAAAACCGGATAACCGCCATCTGGCCTTTGATGAAATCCGTCTCTCCGTCTATGCCGACCGAATTTTGAAGGATCTGGATCAGCTTAGCAAAGAAACACTGCTTCGCGGTGTACAGTCCAAATTGCGCCGTGAAGAAGTCAGCGGAGAAGAAATCAGCAGTGCCTTTACCATGAGTGCCCTGGAGCTCGTAACTAAGGAAGAACCGGACTGGAAGTTTGCTGCTGCACGTTCTCTTCTAACCTCTCTATATAAAAAAGCTGCGGTCAACCGCCGCTACAAAGCGTATCCAGAAGAACCTTACGGTGAACTGTACCCACTGATCGTTGATTTGGTGAAAAAGGGGATTTATCGCGAGGAATTGTTGACCTTCTACACGAAAGAGCAAATTATTGAGCTGGAACACAGCATTGATTATACGCGCGACCTGCTGTTCGATTATATCGGCCTGCTAACCCTGTCTGACCGTTATTTGGCACATGATTTCGAGGGACGCGTCATGGAGCTCCCGCAAGAACGTTATATGATCATCGCCATGTACCTGATGCACCGTGAGCCTGCGGAGAAACGTATGGAGCTTGTTAAAGAAGCCTACTGGGCAATGAGCAACATTTATATGACGGCTGCCACTCCAACTATGTCCAATGCCGGTAAAAAAGTGGCCGGACAGCTCTCCAGCTGCTTCATCGATACCGTGGACGACTCGCTTGAGGGGATTTTTGACTCCAATACAGATGTTGCCCGTTTAAGTAAAATGGGCGGCGGTATTGGCGTGTATCTGGGTAAGGTACGGGCTCGCGGTTCAGACATTCGTGGTCATAAAAATACCAGCTCCGGCGTGATCCCATGGATTCGCCAGTTGAACAATACCGCAGTCAGCGTAGACCAGCTTGGAACGCGCAAAGGTGCTATCGCTGTCTATCTCGATGTGTTCCACAAGGATATTCTAGCCTTCCTCGACCTCAAATTGAACAACGGTGACGAGCGTATGCGTGCGCATGATGTATTCCACGGCGTATGTCTGCCTGACCTGTTCATGGAAGCGGTAGAGTCACGGGGACACTGGAATCTATTCTGCCCGCATGAAATCAAAAAGGTGATGGGCTGGAAGGACGCTAATGGTCGCCCTCTTGGACTAGAGGACTTTTACGATGAAGAGCTTGGACAAGGCGCCTTCCGTGAAAAATATGGCGAGGCAACCGCTAATTTAGAACTGTCACGCATCACCGTCCCTGCCATTGATATCATGAAACGGATTATGAAATCACAGTTGGAGACGGGTACACCCTACATGTTCTACCGTGATACCGTTAACCGTGCTAACCCTAACCGCCATGAAGGTATGGTATTCTCCTCCAACCTCTGTACAGAAATCATGCAGAATCAATCGGCTACCGTTGTCGAATCAGAAGAACTTGTGACCAAAGACGGCCAAACCCGTATTGTTATCTCCAAGATCCCTGGAGACTTCGTGGTCTGCAACCTAAATTCCATACATTTAGCACGCGCCATTCCAGCTGGAGTTCTGGAACGTCTTGTACCGATTCAGGTTCGTATGCTCGATAACGTAATCGACATCAATAATATAGAAGTACTTCAAGCACAATACACCAACAGCCAATACCGCGCTGTCGGTCTCGGCACGTTCGGCCTGCATCATTTACTTGCGCTGAAAGGTATCCGCTGGGAGTCTGAGGAAGCGATTGAGTTCAACAACCACCTGTATGAACACATTAACTATTTGCTCGTTCGTTCCAGCATGGAGCTGGCCCGGGAGAAAGGACGTTATCCGAAATTTGCCGGCTCCGATTGGGAGACGGGTACTTACTTCACTTCACGCGGCTACCTCAGCGGTGAGCAGGAAGGTAAGTACGTAACTACGGAACAATGGCGTCAGCTACAGCAAGAGGTCGCTCAAGACGGCGTTCGTAACGCCTGGATGTTCGCCATTGCGCCGAACGGTTCCACTTCAATCATCGCCGGCTCCACAGCGAGTATTGACCCGCTCTACGAGCTGCTCTCCTACGAGGAGAAGACTACTTACAAGATTGCTAATCCTGCACCGGATCTGTCCGAGAAGACAATCTGGTACTATAAAACGGCCTTCACGATTGACCAAAACTGGTCAATCCGTATGGCATCCGCCCGCCAACGCCACGTGGATCAGGGACAAAGCTTCAACCTGTACGTGCAGCCAGACATTAAGGCCACCGATTTCCTGGAGTTGCATCTCAACGCCTGGAAGGGCGGCCTGAAATCAACCTATTATGTGCGGAGTCGTGCACTTACGATCGAAGAGTGTGAGTCTTGCGCTAGCTAA